CCCATGGAGGGGTTGGTCGACAACATCCTGCGGGACGTATTGACCCGTGTGGGCGGTATTGACTGGTGCGTGACCGAGTTTATCCGCGTCAACGACCGTCTGCTCACCCCTGCCTACTTCCACAAGCTGGCCCCGGAGCTGCTGCACGGTGCCCGCACCGCCGCCGGCGTACCGCTGCGCGTACAGTTGCTGGGCTCCGACCCGGTATGCCTGGCGGAAAACGCCGCCCTGGCCTGCGAGCTGGGCTCCCAGGTCATCGACCTGAATTTTGGCTGCCCGGCCAAGACCGTCAACAAGTCCCGGGGCGGGGCGGTGCTGCTCAAGGAGCCGGAGCTGCTCAACCAGATCGTCGAACACGTACGCCGCGCCGTACCGGCGCATATCCCGGTCACCGCCAAGATGCGCTTGGGTTTTGACAGCCCGGACGGCGCGCTGGTCTGCGCAACTGCCCTGGCTGAAGGCGGCGCGGCGCATATCGTGGTGCATGCGCGCACCAAAGCCGATGGCTACAAGCCGCCGGCGCATTGGGAGTGGATCCCGCGGGTGCAGGATGTGGTCAAGGTGCCGGTGTTCGCCAACGGCGATATCTGGAGCGTTGAGGACTGGCGGCGCTGCCGGGAAATCAGCGGCGTTGAAGACATCATGCTCGGTCGCGGCCTGGTGGCCCGCCCGGACCTGGCCCGGCAGATTGCCGCAGCGCGGGCTGGCGAGGAGGTGGTTGAGATGACCTGGGCGCAGATGCAGCCCATGTTCCAGGAGTTCTGGCGCCAGTGCGTGGCGCAGTTGACTGAACGTCAGGCGCCGGGCCGGTTGAAACAATGGTTGGCGATGCTGACCCGCAACTATCCTGAGGCGGTGGAGTTGTTTACCGCACTGCGCCGGGAAACCGATCTGCTGGAAGTAGGACGTTTATTAGGTGTAAGCCAGAAGCCGCCTGAGGGAGCGGGGCTGTAATATCAACTTTATATATATCTACGTTTCAATGTTTACCTCCAAGGGCGCTTAGGCGCCCTTTTTGTTGTCTGGATTAACCGGTGTCGCCAATAATGTCAGTGTGAGGGTGAGTGGCGATCAAAGGGATGGGTTTCTTTGTGTGTGTAAAAAAGAGTGTTGTTTTGAATTTAATATTGCAAGGGTTTTAGTGTTTTACGTTGCGCGTGGCTAGAGGTTTATTTGTGCGCGCAGTAACTAACATAAGCGCGTCTTACTATTAAGTTCGGATGGTTTCATCAAATTTCGCTAAGCGCTGACTGTTGCGCTTTGTATCGGATTTTCGTCATTGAAAGCACGGCCGATCATGATTTTTTCGTAGGTGTCCATAAGAAAAACTCACGGATGCCCGATTGGTTTCCTGATATGAGCTGGAATAATCGGAACTCAAAGGTCAGGCGCCCCACGAATGTAGGGAGTGTGAACACTCGAGCGTATTTTTAAATCCCAATGATGATGAAGGTTTCTCGGGCCGTTTATCGGTTCAGAGGAGCGCTGAGCAAGGATAAGTGTATGTCCAATCTGCCGATTAATAATTCCGTGTCGATGAATCATAACTATCTTCCGCAAGACCGGGAGAGGCCGGTAGTTGATAAAATGCCTAATCAGTTGCTGTCCAAAACATTTGAAAATCCATTGGTTCTTGATAATGGAGCGGGGCGAAACGACGCTACCGTTATGGTAAGCAGGGACGCCCTGGAGCGTTTGTTTGACATGTTTGAGTCGGCCTTCCGGGCTATACGAAGCATGTTGTCGGGCCACGGCCTGCCCAAGCCGATGCCTGAGGGGTTGCTACCGAAAGCCCAGCCAGAAGTCGACCTTAAGGAGAAGTTACTCAAAGATATTGCATCGAAGATGAGTCCGGACGTGGCCGCGAAGCCGAAGCTTTCTTCAGAGGGCAAATCCGATTCGAAGTTGCCTGTAAAACCGCCTTTGGAGAAAGCCGGGACGCAGGTGGATGGCCTGCCAACAGTGCGGGCGGAGGGCAAATCCGATTCGAAGTTGCCTGTAGAGCCGCCTTTGGAGAAAGCCGGGCCGCAGGCAGATGGCCTGCCAAAGGTGCGGGCAGAGGGCAAATCCCAATCACCGGCGAATGCTGTCAGCGACCTCAAGATGCGGTCGGAGGCGGGCCTGATCACAAAAATAGTGCCTGGCGAAGCGACAGCGGTACAGCGGGATAAGGCTCAGGAGAATAAGCAGGCGTCTGATGTCAACGTGACGGTTCAGATCATCAACTGCGGCTTCCATCAGCATGAGATGAGTACTATCTCGAATAAATCAAAGTTCGACCGCCAAATCCCGGTGGTGCCGAACACGCCGGTCACGCCAAAGTCGGACGGCCAGAGCCCGGTGGTGCCGAACACGCCGGTCACGCCAAAGTCTGACGGCGAGAGCCCGGTGGTGCCGAACACGCCGGTCACGCCAAAGTCTGACGGCCAGAGCCCGGTGGTGCCGAACACGCCGGTCACGCCAAAGTCTGACGGCCAGAGCCCGGTGGTGCCGAGCACGCCGGTCACGCCAAAGTCTGACGGCGAGAGCCCGGTGGTGCCGAGCACGCCGGTCACGCCAAAGTCTGGCGGCGAGAGCCCGGTGGTGCCGAACACGCCGGTCACGCCAAAGGCTGATGGCGAAACCCCGGTGGGGCCAAATACTCCCCTCACGCCCAAGGCCGAAGCTCAGCCTTCGGTAGTTCCCCTGCCCGAGCTCACACCGGACACCCAATCCCGATTGACTGCGACAGCTCCCGGGCCAGCCGATGAGCACCTTGGTTGATGTGTTCCAGAGTCGTAACCGCAACCGATTCGACAACTTCTGGAGCAGAACGGCCGCTCGCTAAAGGCGTGCGTAAGTTAGGCCGGTCTTTTTAGGCTGGAAACTGATGAAGTCGTCCCCTGGGCTGTGGGTAGCAAGGGGGGCGCCTTAGAAAGGTGAGTGTATGTCCGCAATAGCAATTAATAATAAGTCCGTCATCTGGCAAGGCTGTCCACCGATTGACTCGCGCGCCGCAGTTACCGTGAGGGGCGTACAGGGGGCTTTTGATTCTTTAACCCACACCCCTTTAATCCGAAGCCACAAAAAGAACGTGGGTTACGCCACCGGCGAGGACCTCCCGACAGTGCTTATGAGCCTGATGCGAAACATCAGACCGCAGGCTATCCATCTAAAACAACTGCTCGGGCACCTGCGTCATCGCGCCATGATTGCCGCCCCCCTCGTGTCCCAGCTGCCGCCTCAGCCGCTGGCGACAGCGTCGATCGGGGGCGATCTTCCCGATCTATCAAGCAAGCGTAATGGGGCCCAGTCCGATGATATCTGGGGCGGTTTCCGTCAGGGGCCTGGTGGAAATTGCGTGACGGTCTCGGCCATCAAGGTGGCGATGGTGAAATTTGGGCAGAGCCCGACGGATATCTTTGAAGACGTTCAAAAAGAGGGAGATGGCTATCGGGTGGTGATGCGCGATGGGTATGTTCTTCAATTGAGCAAGGCCGAGTTGGACACGGCGGCGCAACGCTCGAAGTTTGTCGGCCGCGATAAAGAAGCACTCAAAGATGCTCATTTTTTGTTCGCGGTAAGCGCTAAAAGGGCCCAGTTGGAAAACAACGATGGCTATGCAGGTATGGGCTTCAGGGCCGCGATACACAGCCTCAATGATGGTGAAGATGAACAGGGTCCCGGTGAAGGTTTGCTGCGATTGGGGTTAAGGCAGCACATCAAGCGTGTGCCTGTCAGTGAGCTGGCGAGTGGTGTGCTCGGTATGGTCAATCGGCGGGGGCATTCGGCGGCCGTGATCAATGGTGTTGAAGAGTTGTATGGAAAAAAAGGGTGGCCTCCGACAGGGGGGTATGCAGTAGCGCTGAAGTAATAGTTGCCGGTTAAGTCTCGAGCCAGTCAGCAACTTTTTCATCCGGGGTTGATGCATTGATGGCTGTTTGAACTTTGTTGTTTGCAGTGGCTCGCTTGTTAATTTTAACATTAAGAAGGTGAATAATAATGAACTTGGTTTCACGCGGTTCCGTGCCTGTTTGGGAAATAAATCGCACGCCTTTAGTTGTTCCTTCGCCAATAAGTCATAAGGGTTTTTCGCCCACTCACCACTCTGTTGGCGCTTGGGGCGGCTCCGGTAAGCGCGTAAACGAGGCGCCGGTGGGGGCAGAGGCTTATGTTTCAACCAAGAAAAAAGGCGAAAAGCCCGAAGACATTATTAACGCTTTTAACGCCACCGAGCGTCACTTTGGTGAGTATTTTGATGTCAGTACCCACGCTGCGGTCATCAAGATGATGATGCTCAAGTTTGGCCAAAGCCCGGAAAGTGTATTTGACCCAGTAACGCCCGCATCGGGTGGCTACGCTGTGAAGATGAAGGATGGTTTCGAGCTGCATCTGACTCAAGATGAGTTGCAACGTGCTGCGGGGGCTTCACGGTTCGCCGGGGATGATCCAGGGGCGATAAAGGATGCCAATTTTATCTTTGCAGCGTTCGTCAAACGCAAGCAGATGGAAGGGCCTTACGCGTCAATGAGCAACGGCTTTGATGCAGCCCTGACCAAGACCCTTGAAGGTGAAACGCCGCTGCGAGCCCTCAAGGGTATGGGCATGGTGGGTTTTATGCAGCATGTCCCCACGGACCAGATGCACAGCAAAGGCGCGGTTGGCGTGGCCGACACCCACTACTTCGGCGCAGGGTTGGTGCTGGAGGGGCGGCAGTATGATCATCAGCGGCAGGCGCCGGTTGGGCGTACTTACGGTTACATGCTGGTGGGCGATGATGCTGCAGACGATGATCGCTCGATTGAGCAGGGCAGCGTCAGCGTTTCCAGCGTACCGGTAGGCGTAAAACCTGGCGATATCTGGAGTGGTTTCTATCAGGGCGCCGAGGGCAACTGTGTGACGGTATCGGCGATCAAGGCTGCGATGATGAAGTTCGGCCAGAACCCGACCGGTATCTACAAAAATATCAGTGCGACCAGCGACGGCTATGCCGTGACCATGCGCGATGGTTACTCACTCAGTCTGACCTTTGATGAGCTGAAAAAGGCCGAACAAGGTTCAAACCTCAAAGGGCCTGACGAAGCGCTGCTTAAGGACGCTAACTTCCTCTACGCAGTGAGTGCAAAGCGAGCCATGCTGGAAAACCACGAATCCCGCGCCGGCGAGAGTTTTGAGGTGGCAATGCAGACGCTCAATGATGGTGAGCATCCGGGGGAAGCCTTTCGACGCCTGGGGCTGTATGCCTACACGCGGCCAAGTACCGCCAAGGAGTTAGCCGAGGGCGCACTGGGAACCCTGGCCAGCTATCGGCACTCGGTGGCCGTAGTAAGTGGCAGCCTGGACCTGTATGGCTCCAAGTTGCCGCTGGCGTCGTCGGAGTGGAACAACTCCGGCTACCGGGCGATAAAGCTTGTGGGGGAGGTTACACCAGCAGTCGCCTGAAGCCTTCCACCGGTAAGGGGCGGCTGTGCAGATACCCTTGATACAAATGGCAGCCAAGCCCCTGCAAAAAGGCCAGCTGTTCGAGGGTTTCCACGCCTTCGGCAATCACTTTCAGGTTCAGGCTGCGGGCCATGGCCACAATGGCACGGATGATTTCCGCGTCGTTCGGGTCGTGGGTGGCATCACGCACAAATGACTGGTCTATTTTCAGCGCATCCACCGGCAGGCGCTTGAGATAGGTCAGTGACGAATAGCCGGTGCCGAAATCGTCCATGGCGAAGCTGATCCCGAGCTTTTTAAGGCGACGCATTTTGCTGATGGTGTCGTCGAGGTTTTGAATCACGATGCCTTCGGTGATTTCCAGCTTCAGCAGGCTGAAGGGCAGTTTGTGCGCGCGCAGGCTGCGTTCCACCCGCTCGACAAAGTCGTTCTGGCGAAACTGCCGGGGGCTGATATTCACGCACAGGCTGAAATTCAGCGGGTCCACCAGGCCCTCGGCGATCAGTTGGGCGAAGGTGGCGCAGGCTTCATCGAGAATCCAGGTGCCCACTTCCAGAATCAGCCCGCTGTCTTCCAGCACCTTGATAAATTCAGTCGGCGACTGCGCGCCCAGCTGCGGGTGCTGCCAGCGCACCAGGGCTTCGGCGCCGACGATCTTGTTGCCGCGTGCATCGACCTGCGGTTGGTAATGCACACTGAACTCGCCGCGAGACAAGGCCAGGCGCAGGTCGGTCTCCATGCGCAAGCGTTCGCTGGCAGTTTTTTGCATGCTGTTGTGGAACATCTGTGTGGTGTTGCGCCCCGAATCCTTGGCGCGGTACAGCGCGATGTCGGCACGCTTGAGCAGGTCTGCCGGGGTTGAGCCATGGTCGGGAATCAACGCCACGCCAATGCTTGGTGTTACCTGCAGCCGGTGGCCGTCGAGGAACATTGGCTCCGAAAGCAATTCGCGCAGGGTGTCGGCCAGTTCCTGCACTTGGGCGCTGACCTGTGCGCGTGAGCCTTCCAGGCCGCTGAGCAGTACCACGAACTCGTCGCCGCCCAGACGTGCCACCGTGTCCTCCATGCGCACACTGGCTTCCAGGCGCGCAGTGACGATTTTCAACACCGTGTCGCCCACCGGGTGCCCGAGGGAGTCGTTGATGTGCTTGAAGTGGTCGAGGTCGAGAAACAGCAGGGCGCCGCGCAGGTTATGGCGCTTGAGCAGGGCGATCTGCTGGCTCAGGCGGTCCATCAGCAGTGCCCGATTGGGCAGGTTGGTCAGCGGGTCGTGATAGGCCAGGTGACGGATCTGCGCCTGGGCGTTCTTCAGCAGGCTCACATCCCGGGCGGTCAGCAGCAGGCAAGGGGTTTCATTGAGGGTGATCGGCTCGACCGACACTTCCACCGCCAGCAATTCGCCACGTTTGTTGTGCCAGAGCATTTCCAGGTGATGAATGCGCCCCTTGATCTGCAGCTCGGCCAGCAGCGCCGAACGCTGGTTCTCATCGGCCCAGATACCGATCTGGTACAGCGTCAGGCCAATGGCTTCTTCGGCCCGGTAGCCGGTCAGGCGGCAAAAACCGTCGTTGACCTCCACATAACGCCCGGTGTCGCGCTCGGTGATGGAAATCGCGTCGGGGCTGGAATGGAAAGCCTTGGCAAATTTCTCTTCACTGGCTTTGAGCGCGGCCTCCGAGCGTTGCTGCTGGGTGATATCGCGCAGAGTGGTGACGATGCACGGCTGGTCGCCGACCTTGATCAACCGGCTGGAAATCACGCAGGTCAGGGCCTGGCCGTTCTTGTGGTGCACCAGGATGGCCACATTGCTCAGCGCCTGTTCGCGAATCACCCGTTCGATGCGTTGCAGGCGCTTGCTGGATTCTTCCCACAGGCCGATCTGCTCGACGCTTTTGTCGATCACTTCGGCCGCTGTCCAACCGAAGGTCTGGGTAAACGCCGGGTTGATCTCGATGAATTCCCCGCTATCCAGGCAGGTCACGCAGATCGGGTCCGGGCTGGCCTGGAACAGGCTGGCGAATTTCTCTTCGGAGGCGGTCAGGCGAAGTTCGCGCTCTACCTGGTCGGTGATATCCAGCAGGGTGCCGGCCATGCGCAGCGGCGCGCCCTGTTCGTCGCGGTAGAGGCGGGCGCGGCTTTCCAGGTAGCGCGAACTGCCGTCCTCTATTTGCACGCGGTAAGTCAGCTGGTAGTTGCCGGCGGGGCCTTCGCGCAGGGTGCGATAGGCGTTGCGCATGTTTTCGCGTTCTTCATCGGGCATGCCCTCGAAGAACGCGTCGAAAGATTCGTGGAAGGGCTCGGCCGGCAGGCCATGCAACTGGGCGGCGCGGGCCGAGCCGTAGAGCATGCCGCTGGGGATGTGCCAGTCCCAAGTGCCCAGTTGCGCCGAATCCAGGGCCAGGTCTAGGCGCTCCTGACTGTCCTTGAGGGCTTGCTCGGCGTTTTTACGTTCGGTGGTGTCAAGGAAAGTGCTGAGCAAATACGCCTCACCCTCCAGCTCGACCTTTTGCGCGCTGAGGGTGCCATCGTGGATTTGGCCGTTACTGGCGCAAAACTGTACCTCCATGGTGATGGGCTCGCCTTTGCGCTGGGTGGCTTTGACCAGCTCTGCGCGTTGCTCGGGGTGGCGCCACAGGCCAAGGTCCAGGGTGGTGCGGCCGATGGCGTCGGCCAGCGGCCAGCCGAACAGCATCTCGAAATACTGGTTGGCCTCACTGATCAGGCCGTCGGCCTGGCGGGTCAGCAACACCATGTTGGGGCACAGGTGAAACAGCGTGGCGAAGCGTTTTTCGGAGTGGCTCAGGGCGTGCTCGCGTTCGCGCTGGCGGGTGGTCTCGCGGATCACTCCGATCATGCGGCGCCGGCCGGCCTTGTCCGGGGCCAGGCTGCCATTGATTTCCAGCCAGTGATGGCTGCCATCCGGCCAT
The genomic region above belongs to Pseudomonas poae and contains:
- a CDS encoding tRNA-dihydrouridine synthase, which translates into the protein MQIALAPMEGLVDNILRDVLTRVGGIDWCVTEFIRVNDRLLTPAYFHKLAPELLHGARTAAGVPLRVQLLGSDPVCLAENAALACELGSQVIDLNFGCPAKTVNKSRGGAVLLKEPELLNQIVEHVRRAVPAHIPVTAKMRLGFDSPDGALVCATALAEGGAAHIVVHARTKADGYKPPAHWEWIPRVQDVVKVPVFANGDIWSVEDWRRCREISGVEDIMLGRGLVARPDLARQIAAARAGEEVVEMTWAQMQPMFQEFWRQCVAQLTERQAPGRLKQWLAMLTRNYPEAVELFTALRRETDLLEVGRLLGVSQKPPEGAGL
- a CDS encoding EAL domain-containing protein; this encodes MRNPVDSVPPLPRIYALDPQEAEQSWDSAPQLLAALNAARLGAWCWEIDTGRISWSRGTQALFGFDPRQPLPKDLDYLDLLAQQDRARVVRAFHAVLAGEPFEQAMHHHIQWPDGSHHWLEINGSLAPDKAGRRRMIGVIRETTRQREREHALSHSEKRFATLFHLCPNMVLLTRQADGLISEANQYFEMLFGWPLADAIGRTTLDLGLWRHPEQRAELVKATQRKGEPITMEVQFCASNGQIHDGTLSAQKVELEGEAYLLSTFLDTTERKNAEQALKDSQERLDLALDSAQLGTWDWHIPSGMLYGSARAAQLHGLPAEPFHESFDAFFEGMPDEERENMRNAYRTLREGPAGNYQLTYRVQIEDGSSRYLESRARLYRDEQGAPLRMAGTLLDITDQVERELRLTASEEKFASLFQASPDPICVTCLDSGEFIEINPAFTQTFGWTAAEVIDKSVEQIGLWEESSKRLQRIERVIREQALSNVAILVHHKNGQALTCVISSRLIKVGDQPCIVTTLRDITQQQRSEAALKASEEKFAKAFHSSPDAISITERDTGRYVEVNDGFCRLTGYRAEEAIGLTLYQIGIWADENQRSALLAELQIKGRIHHLEMLWHNKRGELLAVEVSVEPITLNETPCLLLTARDVSLLKNAQAQIRHLAYHDPLTNLPNRALLMDRLSQQIALLKRHNLRGALLFLDLDHFKHINDSLGHPVGDTVLKIVTARLEASVRMEDTVARLGGDEFVVLLSGLEGSRAQVSAQVQELADTLRELLSEPMFLDGHRLQVTPSIGVALIPDHGSTPADLLKRADIALYRAKDSGRNTTQMFHNSMQKTASERLRMETDLRLALSRGEFSVHYQPQVDARGNKIVGAEALVRWQHPQLGAQSPTEFIKVLEDSGLILEVGTWILDEACATFAQLIAEGLVDPLNFSLCVNISPRQFRQNDFVERVERSLRAHKLPFSLLKLEITEGIVIQNLDDTISKMRRLKKLGISFAMDDFGTGYSSLTYLKRLPVDALKIDQSFVRDATHDPNDAEIIRAIVAMARSLNLKVIAEGVETLEQLAFLQGLGCHLYQGYLHSRPLPVEGFRRLLV